The following proteins are co-located in the Gordonia polyisoprenivorans genome:
- the pstC gene encoding phosphate ABC transporter permease subunit PstC: MSVDDTTGTGRGHTDNPYDPGAQPPETPNQLPPEEERELDEQLHPGLRSHRGATGDRVFSYLARGTGFFVIALIAGIGISLIVDAIPAIAANNANFLFSSEWQVSQSNFDGNSVRFGVWELFRATALSSVFALALATPIAIGIAVFLVEYAPRQISRPLGAVIDLLAAVPSIIFGLWGIYILAPFIAPFAEWLNSSLGWFFLFSSGSTSVAGGGTVFTAGIVLAIMMLPIITSITREVLRQTPSGQKEAALALGATKWEVIRMTSFPYGRSGMIAASMLALGRALGETIAVMIILSSAVGRLKWSLFEGGDTFASKIARDVGEFVGSRDTQSAYIAAGLVLFILTFVVNAIARSVAGGKVNG, from the coding sequence ATGTCAGTGGATGACACCACCGGTACGGGCCGGGGTCATACGGACAATCCGTACGACCCCGGAGCGCAGCCGCCCGAAACGCCCAACCAGTTACCGCCCGAAGAAGAGCGAGAACTCGACGAGCAACTCCACCCGGGCCTGCGTAGCCACCGAGGTGCCACCGGCGACCGCGTCTTCTCCTATCTCGCCCGGGGTACCGGGTTCTTCGTCATCGCCCTGATCGCCGGTATCGGTATCTCACTGATCGTCGATGCCATACCGGCGATCGCGGCGAACAACGCGAACTTCCTGTTTTCCTCGGAGTGGCAGGTCAGCCAGTCGAACTTCGACGGCAACTCCGTGCGCTTCGGTGTGTGGGAGTTGTTCCGGGCCACCGCTTTGTCGTCGGTCTTCGCCCTGGCGCTGGCGACGCCGATCGCCATCGGCATCGCGGTCTTCCTCGTCGAATACGCACCGCGGCAGATCTCCCGGCCGCTCGGTGCGGTCATCGACCTGCTCGCCGCGGTGCCCTCGATCATCTTCGGCCTCTGGGGTATCTACATCCTCGCGCCGTTCATCGCGCCGTTCGCGGAATGGTTGAACAGCTCGTTGGGCTGGTTCTTCCTGTTCTCCTCGGGCAGCACGTCGGTCGCCGGCGGCGGCACCGTCTTCACCGCGGGGATCGTGCTCGCGATCATGATGCTGCCGATCATCACCTCCATCACCCGCGAGGTGTTGCGCCAGACGCCGAGCGGCCAGAAGGAGGCCGCGCTCGCGCTCGGCGCCACCAAATGGGAGGTCATCCGGATGACCTCCTTCCCCTACGGACGCTCCGGCATGATCGCCGCATCCATGCTCGCCCTCGGTCGCGCACTCGGCGAGACCATCGCGGTGATGATCATCCTGAGTTCGGCCGTCGGCCGTCTCAAGTGGTCGCTGTTCGAGGGCGGTGACACCTTCGCCTCCAAGATCGCCCGCGACGTCGGCGAGTTCGTCGGCAGCCGCGACACCCAGAGTGCGTACATCGCAGCAGGTCTGGTGCTGTTCATCCTCACATTCGTGGTCAATGCGATCGCCCGTTCGGTCGCCGGTGGAAAGGTGAACGGATGA